TGAACAGCCCCATCGACGAGGAGCGACTGGTCGTCATCCACATCGACACGGCGGAGGCGGGACTTCCCGACTACGATGTCACCCGTCCTCCGGGTTCGACGAAGGACTCCGCCATCGAGTTGCGCAAGCGCGTCGCGGCGAAACTCGACGAGTGGCTATCCAAGCGGAAGTCGGACCAGTTCCACTACGCCATCGCCGTCGAGGAGACCGAGGCGTGGATCCTGACGCTCTATCAGAAGAAGGAGACCTCCACCGCTCGCGACCCCAAGAAGGCGCTCCGGAAGGAGTTGGACCAGCGCCACTCGGACAAGGAGCGCAAGCAGCTCTCCCAGATGAGGGCCTACGAACACCACGACAAGCTGAGCCGGGACTTCCGCAAGCGACGCACGCTGGAGGACTGCGCCACGCGCAATCACAGCCTGCGTCTTTTCCTGGAGTCGCTCGCCGCCAACGAAGAGGACTGACTCGCGCCCTCTCAGCGCTTCGCCGAGGCATCCCCACGCCAGCGAGCGTCCCGCTCGTCAAAGGGTGAACAGGAAGCCGTTTGCCCCATGCTCTTTTCGGAGCACACTGGGGCCATGACCATCGAGACGCTCTCTTCGAAAGAGGTCTACCGGAACCGCTGGATGACCGTGCGCGAGGACGCCATCCGCAGACAGGACGGCACGAGCGGCATCTACGGTGTCGTCGACAAGCCGGACTTCGCGCTCGTCATCCCCTACCAGCACGGCGCGTTCCACCTGGTGGAGCAATACCGCTACCCCGTGAAGGGACGCTACCTGGAGTTCCCCCAGGGCTCCTGGGAGGAGCAGGCGGATGCGCCACCCGAGACCGTCGCCGCGGGCGAGCTCCAGGAAGAAACCGGGCTGGTGGCCGGACGCATGACGTACCTCGGGCACATCTTCAACGCCCCCGGGTACTCGACGCAGGGCATGCACGTCTTCCTCGCCGAGGAGCTGTCTCCGGGCCCCCAGCGCCTGTCCGCCGAGGAGGGCGACCTCCTGGTCACCCGGGTCACCGTCGAGGAATTCGAGGCGCTCGTCCTCGAGGGCCGCATCAAGGATGCATCCAGCATCTCGGCCTACGGCCTGCTGCGCATGAAGAAGCGCCTGCCCTGAGAACACTTCCTCACTTCGCCAGGGCGCGCTCCCACGGTGGGTTGTCGCCGAAATGTTCCGCGAGGAAATCGACGAAGGCGCGCACACGCGGCGGCACCATGCGCCGCTGCGGCATGACCGCGTGGATGCCCGTCTCCGGAAGCGTGTAGCCCGGGAGCACCACCCGCAGCCGCCCCGCGCGCAGGTCGTCCGCGATGTGCCAGATGGAATGAATGGCAATGCCCTCGCCGGCGACGGCGGCATCACGCAGCAGCTCGCCGAAATTGCTCTCCAGGCGTCCTCGCACGCGCACGTCAATGCCACGACCCGAGGCATCGAGCAGGCTCCAGGTGTCCTGCCGGCCCTTCGCGCCGAACAGCAAAAGACAATCATGTGCCGCCAGATCGTCGGGCGAGCGCGGAGTGCCGCGACGGCGAAGATAGGCGGGTGAGGCGCACAGCACGCGTCTGTTGTTCCCGATGCGGCGCGCGACGAGGTTGGAGTCTCCGAGCGCGCCGATGCGAATCGCGAGGTCGAAGCCCTCGCTCACCAGGTCCACGAACTGGTCGCTCAAATGCACGCTCAGACGCACCCGTGGATGCCGCGCCATGAACGCGGGCAGCAACGGCGAGACATGCATGCGCCCGAACGAGGCCGACGTCGCCACGCGCAACGTGCCCGCGACTTCCGCACCCGAGCGGCGCAGGCTGTCTCCCAACGCTTCGAGGTCCTCGACCAACGGGCGCCCCTGCTCGGCGAGCAGCGCTCCTTCCGGCGTGGGATGCAGGCGGCGGGTCGTGCGATGCAGCAGGCGCACACCCAGGTCTCGCTCCAGGCGCTTCAAACGCAGGCTGGCCACCGCGACCGAGAGGTCGAGGCTCCTGGCGGCGGCGCTGATCGATCCCAGGTCCAGCACACGCAGGAACAGGCTGATGTCGGCGACGCGATCCATTCTCAAGATTCTATTGAAACTGAATCCAGGTAGCGGCGGTTTTTGAAAAATATCCGCTTGCCTAGTTTCCCCGCATGACTCCCGCTCCACCCCCCACACGCCTGCCCCTGACGCTCTACGCCCTCACCGTCGGCGCCTTCGGAATCGGCACGACGGAATTCGTGATCATGGGCCTCCTCCAGCAGGTCGCCGACGACCTGCACGTCGGCATCGCCACCGCTGGCCTGCTGATCTCGGGCTACGCGCTCGGGGTCTTCGTCGGCGCACCGCTGCTCACGCTCGCGACCGGCCGCATGCCGCGCAAGGCCGTGCTGGTCGCGCTGATGGGGGTGTTCACGCTCGGCAACCTCGCCTGCGCGCTGGCACCCAACTACACGCTGCTGATGGTCGCACGCGTCGTCACGTCGCTGGCGCATGGCACCTTCTTCGGCGTGGGCTCCGTCGTGGCGACCAGCA
Above is a window of Cystobacter fuscus DNA encoding:
- a CDS encoding NUDIX domain-containing protein, whose amino-acid sequence is MTIETLSSKEVYRNRWMTVREDAIRRQDGTSGIYGVVDKPDFALVIPYQHGAFHLVEQYRYPVKGRYLEFPQGSWEEQADAPPETVAAGELQEETGLVAGRMTYLGHIFNAPGYSTQGMHVFLAEELSPGPQRLSAEEGDLLVTRVTVEEFEALVLEGRIKDASSISAYGLLRMKKRLP
- a CDS encoding LysR family transcriptional regulator — encoded protein: MDRVADISLFLRVLDLGSISAAARSLDLSVAVASLRLKRLERDLGVRLLHRTTRRLHPTPEGALLAEQGRPLVEDLEALGDSLRRSGAEVAGTLRVATSASFGRMHVSPLLPAFMARHPRVRLSVHLSDQFVDLVSEGFDLAIRIGALGDSNLVARRIGNNRRVLCASPAYLRRRGTPRSPDDLAAHDCLLLFGAKGRQDTWSLLDASGRGIDVRVRGRLESNFGELLRDAAVAGEGIAIHSIWHIADDLRAGRLRVVLPGYTLPETGIHAVMPQRRMVPPRVRAFVDFLAEHFGDNPPWERALAK